The following proteins are co-located in the Gemmatimonadaceae bacterium genome:
- a CDS encoding pyridoxal-phosphate dependent enzyme gives MLDSSRRNDTHGTAGPPCARDLSSTRDENAGDTPELLIRFPSLARFGRARFGAFPSRVQQVEVSGRPLWVKRDDANAARNSGGTSGCTAGNKLRALEFLLAGVRPGDTVLALGGDGSTHVLATSALAHRLGARVVAVRWPHEMNETARRVERRTRDVADDVRRARGPVRAVAQGWLLSRRNGRTKTWWIPPGGASPIGMLGAVNAGLELAAQVARGEMPAPAYVVLPLGTGGTAAGLALGFAIAELDAQVAAVRVVPRIMANRWRVRRLAGRCARLIERVSGNRVPRVPRRGIRVLHDYYGGAYGRPLGAAREVRERFERLTGVVLDETYGAKAFAAAVDLAQKTNAPTLYWLTFDARCVSEHAAHSLP, from the coding sequence ATGCTGGATTCCTCCCGCCGCAACGATACCCATGGCACCGCAGGTCCGCCATGCGCTCGAGATCTGTCGAGCACGCGGGACGAGAACGCCGGTGACACGCCGGAGCTGCTGATCCGCTTTCCCTCGCTGGCCAGATTCGGCCGCGCACGGTTCGGCGCGTTCCCGTCGCGCGTCCAGCAGGTGGAGGTGTCAGGCCGGCCGCTGTGGGTGAAGCGCGACGATGCGAATGCTGCGCGCAACTCCGGTGGGACGTCGGGGTGCACGGCCGGGAATAAGCTTCGCGCGCTCGAGTTTCTGCTGGCCGGTGTGCGGCCCGGCGACACGGTGCTCGCGCTTGGCGGCGATGGATCGACGCACGTTCTGGCGACGAGCGCGCTGGCGCACCGGCTCGGCGCGCGTGTGGTCGCAGTGCGATGGCCGCATGAAATGAACGAGACGGCACGCCGGGTCGAGCGTCGTACGCGCGACGTGGCCGACGACGTGCGCCGCGCGCGCGGGCCGGTGCGCGCGGTGGCGCAGGGGTGGCTCTTGTCGCGGCGCAATGGGCGGACGAAGACATGGTGGATCCCGCCCGGCGGTGCATCGCCCATCGGGATGTTGGGCGCGGTGAACGCGGGGCTCGAGCTCGCGGCGCAGGTGGCGCGAGGCGAGATGCCGGCGCCGGCCTATGTCGTCCTTCCGTTAGGCACCGGCGGCACCGCCGCCGGGCTCGCACTCGGCTTCGCGATCGCGGAACTCGACGCGCAGGTCGCCGCCGTCCGAGTGGTGCCGCGCATCATGGCTAACCGTTGGCGCGTCCGCCGCCTTGCCGGCCGCTGTGCCCGCCTCATCGAGCGCGTGAGCGGCAACCGCGTGCCACGCGTCCCGCGTCGCGGCATCCGTGTGCTCCACGACTACTACGGCGGCGCGTACGGGCGGCCGTTGGGCGCGGCACGAGAGGTGCGCGAACGGTTCGAGCGCCTCACCGGCGTCGTTCTCGACGAGACGTATGGTGCGAAAGCATTCGCGGCAGCCGTGGATCTCGCACAAAAGACCAACGCGCCAACCCTGTACTGGCTCACGTTCGATGCCCGATGCGTGAGCGAGCACGCCGCGCACTCGCTGCCATGA
- a CDS encoding metal-sulfur cluster assembly factor, with product MNDDAPQAQPPDAPGAPATALTEDVVKATLRRVKDPELNLNIVDLGLVYAVAVDGGLVTVDVTLTSPGCPSGAEILTTAEQQIRSLPGVEDVVMNLVWDPMWSPDRMEPRIKAYLGF from the coding sequence ATGAACGACGACGCACCCCAAGCACAACCCCCCGACGCACCGGGCGCGCCCGCCACGGCGCTGACCGAAGATGTCGTGAAAGCGACGCTCCGGCGCGTCAAAGACCCCGAGCTCAATCTGAACATCGTCGATCTGGGTTTGGTGTACGCCGTCGCAGTCGACGGCGGACTCGTGACGGTGGACGTGACCCTCACCTCGCCGGGATGTCCCTCGGGCGCCGAGATCCTGACGACCGCCGAACAGCAGATTCGATCGCTGCCGGGGGTCGAGGATGTGGTGATGAATCTGGTGTGGGATCCGATGTGGAGTCCGGATCGGATGGAGCCGCGGATCAAAGCCTACCTGGGCTTCTGA
- a CDS encoding matrixin family metalloprotease: MKRTDLIPLVILLPLLGFVAAQVTETSHPTPEPRVSLVPVEAHTEAGRLGIARHIAEVAHVASAPARASSDEAIHDLGDVRQRLALGASGTYIDEILLERDSALARWPDRTSQPIRVWIGSGAGIPGWSDSFPARVRDAFEEWSDLGIPVRFQFVTDSLDADVHVAWIDHFDSPISGKTLWARDRSWWIVNANITLALHHNAGEALDDSSVKAIALHEVGHLLGLDHTSDTTDIMTARVRVRDLSNADRATMKLLYSLPPGSIRQGK, encoded by the coding sequence ATGAAGCGTACGGACCTCATTCCACTCGTCATTCTTCTCCCGTTGCTCGGCTTTGTGGCTGCGCAGGTGACCGAGACCTCGCACCCGACGCCCGAGCCGCGCGTGAGTCTGGTTCCCGTCGAAGCGCACACTGAAGCGGGACGGTTGGGCATCGCCCGTCACATCGCCGAGGTCGCGCACGTTGCCTCTGCGCCCGCTCGGGCTTCCAGCGACGAGGCGATCCACGACCTCGGCGACGTGCGCCAACGGTTGGCGCTCGGCGCCTCCGGCACGTACATCGATGAGATTCTGCTGGAGCGCGACTCGGCGCTGGCGCGTTGGCCGGATCGCACCTCGCAGCCCATCCGCGTGTGGATCGGCAGCGGCGCGGGCATCCCGGGCTGGAGCGACTCCTTCCCGGCACGCGTGCGCGATGCGTTCGAGGAGTGGAGCGATCTCGGCATCCCGGTTCGCTTCCAGTTCGTGACCGATTCGCTCGACGCGGACGTCCACGTGGCCTGGATCGACCATTTCGACTCACCGATCAGCGGCAAGACGCTCTGGGCACGCGACCGCAGCTGGTGGATCGTCAATGCGAACATCACGCTCGCGTTGCACCACAACGCCGGCGAGGCGCTGGACGATTCGAGTGTCAAGGCCATCGCGCTCCACGAGGTCGGCCACCTGCTCGGTCTCGACCACACGAGCGACACGACCGACATCATGACGGCGCGGGTCCGTGTGCGCGATCTGTCGAACGCCGATCGTGCGACGATGAAGCTGCTCTACTCTCTGCCGCCGGGCAGCATTCGCCAGGGCAAGTAG
- a CDS encoding alpha/beta fold hydrolase: MKCRLADVDLAYDIAGASHLPTLLLVHGFPHDRTTWAPQMRALSASYQCVTVDVRGFGESSAAPPYSMDQYADDLAALLDAIGVRRAVVAGLSMGGYIAFALWRRHADRVHGFVLADTRAGADTEAAIERRRQSIAQLRTAGVEAAAATLIANQLGATTRERHPELESMLLATVRRANEDGLAGALDAMIARPDSIDTLATISVPTLILVGDEDTISPPAEAQRMRAMIAESRMDVIRGAGHVSNLERPAAFNAVVSEWAAAMFDPARAP; this comes from the coding sequence ATGAAGTGCCGACTCGCCGATGTGGATCTCGCGTACGACATCGCGGGCGCCTCGCACCTTCCCACGTTGCTGCTCGTGCACGGATTTCCGCACGATCGCACGACGTGGGCGCCGCAGATGCGCGCGTTGTCGGCCAGCTATCAGTGCGTAACAGTAGATGTGCGCGGGTTCGGTGAGAGCAGCGCCGCCCCGCCCTACTCGATGGACCAATACGCAGATGACCTGGCCGCGCTGCTCGATGCGATCGGCGTCCGCAGGGCGGTGGTCGCCGGATTATCGATGGGCGGGTACATTGCCTTCGCGCTGTGGCGACGCCACGCGGACCGCGTGCATGGGTTCGTGCTCGCCGACACGCGCGCCGGCGCCGACACCGAGGCCGCGATCGAGCGACGCCGTCAGTCCATCGCGCAGTTGCGCACCGCCGGCGTGGAGGCAGCGGCTGCAACTTTGATCGCCAACCAGTTGGGCGCGACGACGCGTGAGCGTCATCCGGAGTTGGAGTCGATGCTGCTCGCCACTGTGCGCCGCGCGAACGAGGACGGTCTCGCCGGCGCACTCGACGCCATGATTGCGCGTCCGGATTCCATCGACACGCTGGCCACGATCTCGGTGCCGACGCTCATCCTCGTTGGCGATGAGGATACGATTTCGCCGCCGGCTGAAGCCCAACGAATGCGTGCGATGATCGCGGAAAGCCGCATGGATGTGATTCGCGGCGCGGGACACGTGAGCAACCTCGAGCGCCCCGCCGCGTTCAATGCCGTCGTGAGTGAGTGGGCGGCTGCGATGTTTGATCCGGCGCGGGCGCCCTGA
- a CDS encoding sigma-70 family RNA polymerase sigma factor — protein sequence MTNQANGMETDHALIRRAVGGDERALRQLWSQYSPHIDAVVRRLVGGDPDLAADIAQDVWIQIFRALGSYRGDAQFGTWAHRIAVNRTLNALRKARRLGRLEVDIEEDSSTVEMDGDRAFLAASIEDAAARLPAGARTVFVLHDVEGYTHEDIARELGITAGASKSQLFKARARLRRLLAHLIDVQTPATELRTHVAPRS from the coding sequence GTGACCAATCAAGCAAACGGAATGGAAACGGATCACGCTCTCATTCGGCGCGCCGTCGGCGGCGATGAGCGAGCGCTGCGCCAGCTATGGTCGCAGTACTCGCCGCACATCGACGCGGTCGTGCGGCGCCTGGTGGGCGGCGATCCGGATCTGGCGGCCGACATCGCGCAGGACGTGTGGATCCAGATTTTTCGCGCGTTAGGCAGTTATCGGGGCGACGCGCAGTTCGGGACGTGGGCCCACCGCATCGCGGTGAACCGGACGCTGAACGCATTGCGCAAAGCCCGGCGGCTGGGGCGGTTGGAGGTCGACATCGAGGAAGACTCGTCGACCGTCGAGATGGACGGCGACCGCGCGTTCCTCGCCGCGTCCATCGAGGATGCGGCCGCCCGCCTCCCCGCCGGCGCCCGCACGGTGTTCGTGTTGCACGACGTGGAAGGCTATACGCACGAGGACATCGCCCGCGAGTTAGGCATCACGGCGGGCGCATCCAAATCGCAACTCTTCAAGGCGCGCGCGAGACTTCGCCGGCTGCTCGCGCACCTGATCGATGTCCAGACGCCGGCAACGGAACTTCGCACCCATGTTGCACCTCGATCCTGA
- a CDS encoding PDZ domain-containing protein, which translates to MSMRSGRTMHRGAVLLASAIASGAMAVPLGTVGAQDAAPAICPSCDSTSDARADRELARASAALERAHQALIDAMKQAMVSQDSSGAAAEALARANGALRRAQERYEQLTSKLLLRRMAHEDIKISVGQFRNQTSTGYLGVTLSTSTPEIQNEGGKTLMRFEEYPTIESVDPDSPAERAGLESGDKLLALNGKDVTAGCEPFSTLLKPGTHVLLRVKRGAYTKQLSALVGKRPASWWTQVWTAPSGARFFVVPNAPQPQATPAPPAPPARESDNDSTQIQIAVAPFPAVSPMPEISTTVTRFGGALLVVAGAEVRPVGNLADYFGVRQGVLVLRVASGTVAARSGLEDGDVIVRADGNPVDSPAGLSRAMYRASDSQLKLDIVRLKKKRTIVLKWDR; encoded by the coding sequence ATGTCGATGCGCAGCGGTCGAACGATGCATCGCGGTGCGGTGCTGCTCGCGTCGGCGATCGCATCGGGCGCCATGGCCGTCCCGTTAGGCACCGTGGGCGCGCAGGATGCGGCGCCCGCCATCTGCCCGAGCTGCGACAGCACCAGCGATGCGCGCGCCGATCGCGAGCTCGCCCGCGCGAGCGCGGCGCTCGAGCGCGCGCACCAGGCGCTCATCGATGCGATGAAGCAGGCGATGGTCTCGCAGGATTCCAGCGGAGCCGCCGCCGAAGCGCTGGCACGCGCCAACGGAGCGCTGCGGCGCGCCCAGGAGCGCTACGAGCAGCTGACCAGTAAGCTCCTCCTCCGCCGCATGGCGCACGAAGACATCAAGATCAGCGTCGGCCAATTCCGCAATCAAACCAGCACTGGATACCTGGGCGTTACGCTGTCCACCAGCACGCCCGAAATCCAGAATGAAGGCGGCAAGACGCTCATGCGATTCGAGGAGTATCCCACCATCGAATCCGTGGATCCCGACTCTCCCGCCGAGCGCGCTGGTCTGGAGTCGGGCGACAAGCTGCTCGCGCTGAACGGCAAGGATGTGACAGCCGGCTGCGAACCGTTTTCCACACTGCTCAAGCCGGGCACACACGTGCTCCTCCGCGTCAAGCGCGGCGCTTACACCAAGCAACTGAGCGCGCTCGTCGGCAAACGGCCGGCGTCCTGGTGGACCCAGGTCTGGACCGCGCCGTCCGGCGCGCGCTTCTTCGTCGTTCCAAACGCTCCTCAGCCGCAAGCGACGCCGGCGCCGCCCGCGCCACCGGCGCGCGAATCGGACAACGACTCGACCCAGATCCAGATCGCCGTCGCGCCGTTCCCGGCGGTGTCGCCGATGCCCGAGATCTCGACGACCGTCACCCGGTTCGGGGGAGCGCTGCTCGTCGTCGCCGGCGCCGAAGTGAGGCCGGTGGGCAACCTCGCCGACTATTTCGGCGTGAGACAAGGCGTGCTGGTGCTGCGCGTCGCGTCGGGGACCGTTGCCGCTCGCTCCGGACTCGAGGACGGCGACGTGATCGTTCGCGCCGATGGCAATCCAGTGGACTCGCCGGCCGGGTTGAGCCGCGCCATGTACCGCGCATCCGATTCGCAACTCAAGCTCGACATCGTCCGCCTCAAAAAGAAACGAACGATCGTGCTCAAGTGGGACCGATGA
- a CDS encoding serine hydrolase codes for MVLALLAAAAIAAGNGGLPVKAPASVGMSAARLRVIDRVVQRGIHAGGFPGAAVVVGRKGAVVWEKGFGRIDWKSSSPRVSPSETLYDLASLTKVVGTTTAIMILYDKGLFKLDDPVVKYLPEFGGGEKDSVTIRELLEHRSGLPADRELWRLASTPEEARHIVLSTPLDYKPGSQYVYSDLGAMTLGFLVEKLSGQPLDEFLEMWVFHPLGMMNTFYRPADSVKYRAAPTEDTPPRGYPLKGEVHDENAYALGGVAGHAGLFSTAADLSIFAQMILNGGEFNGTRIVADSTIRLFTHRAAGSRALGWAMADGQWGSGRFLSDEAFGHVGYTGTSLWIDPDRDMFVILLTNRVHEPRARRPEKVIADIRADLSDAAAVAVTDDPDQLIAMPVSFRADKAKGWNHVEHRHHRRVRHRGTKSTVRITKHHTVAASHSRKAVATPKKSHTTKK; via the coding sequence GTGGTTCTTGCGCTGCTCGCTGCCGCTGCCATCGCTGCTGGGAATGGAGGACTGCCGGTAAAAGCACCGGCGTCCGTTGGCATGTCGGCTGCGCGGCTGCGCGTGATCGACCGGGTGGTGCAGCGCGGCATTCACGCCGGCGGGTTCCCCGGCGCGGCCGTCGTCGTGGGGCGCAAGGGCGCGGTCGTTTGGGAGAAAGGCTTCGGCCGCATCGATTGGAAGTCGTCCAGCCCCCGGGTCTCGCCCTCCGAAACGTTGTACGATCTCGCCTCGCTCACCAAAGTCGTCGGCACGACCACCGCCATCATGATTTTGTACGACAAGGGTCTCTTCAAGCTCGATGACCCGGTCGTCAAGTATCTACCCGAGTTTGGCGGCGGCGAGAAGGACAGCGTGACGATTCGAGAGCTGCTCGAGCATCGGTCCGGCCTCCCGGCGGATCGCGAGCTGTGGCGCCTCGCCTCGACGCCCGAAGAAGCCCGCCACATCGTGCTCAGCACGCCGCTCGACTACAAGCCCGGCTCACAATACGTGTACTCCGACCTGGGCGCGATGACGCTCGGGTTCCTGGTCGAGAAGCTGAGCGGCCAGCCGCTGGACGAGTTCCTCGAGATGTGGGTGTTCCATCCGTTAGGCATGATGAACACCTTCTACCGGCCCGCCGACTCCGTCAAGTATCGCGCGGCGCCCACCGAAGACACGCCGCCCCGCGGCTACCCGCTCAAGGGCGAAGTCCACGACGAAAACGCGTACGCGTTAGGCGGCGTGGCCGGACACGCCGGACTCTTCAGCACGGCGGCGGACCTGTCCATCTTCGCGCAGATGATCCTGAACGGCGGCGAGTTCAACGGCACGCGCATCGTGGCCGACTCGACCATCCGGCTCTTCACGCACCGCGCGGCCGGCAGCCGCGCGCTCGGGTGGGCGATGGCCGACGGCCAGTGGGGCTCGGGCCGCTTCCTGAGCGACGAAGCGTTCGGCCACGTCGGGTATACCGGCACGTCGCTCTGGATCGATCCCGATCGAGACATGTTCGTCATCCTGCTCACCAATCGTGTGCACGAGCCGCGCGCGCGGCGGCCCGAGAAGGTGATCGCCGACATTCGCGCCGATCTCTCGGACGCCGCGGCCGTCGCGGTGACCGACGACCCGGATCAGTTGATCGCGATGCCCGTCTCATTCCGCGCCGACAAGGCGAAAGGGTGGAACCACGTGGAGCATCGCCATCATCGCCGCGTGCGGCACCGCGGTACCAAGTCGACCGTGCGAATCACCAAGCACCACACGGTGGCGGCGTCGCACAGCAGGAAAGCGGTCGCCACGCCCAAAAAGAGCCACACGACAAAGAAGTAG
- a CDS encoding ribonuclease D, whose translation MRPRASPGTATAWPATRGTLRVPSHSSPPSHPRPATRASGTSTRYIDSPADAERFLASIGEPDRVAVDTEGASFHRFVDRIYLLQISTESVNAILDPLTIGKPRALGELLESTRSETVFHDADYDLRLLFQDYGWHSRRLFDTRIAAQLLGIRAFGLAALLEQFLGIKLDKKHQRADWSMRPLPQDMLDYATQDTMHLLPLRDRLAEALERARRTAWAREEFDRLEGTRWEHDASADAYQRIKGARDLSRRELAVLRELVAWRDGVARELDRATFRVAGNETLLELSRATPRTVDALREIRGMPRGVIERRGAEVLDAIGRGVAVPDEDLPRFPRAPRWERDPDFDARVNRLRSVRELAAQRLDLDPGFLISRERLETIARKRPTSLEELAQADDLRQWQIEVMGKDLLRALDG comes from the coding sequence GTGCGACCGCGCGCCAGCCCGGGGACTGCCACCGCCTGGCCTGCTACACGAGGTACGCTCCGAGTGCCGTCGCATTCTTCACCGCCGTCCCACCCTCGACCGGCCACGCGCGCGTCCGGGACCTCCACACGGTACATCGATAGCCCGGCTGACGCCGAGCGCTTTCTCGCCTCGATCGGCGAACCCGACCGCGTGGCCGTCGACACCGAGGGCGCCAGTTTCCACCGATTCGTCGACCGAATCTACCTCCTCCAAATAAGCACGGAATCCGTGAACGCCATTCTCGATCCGCTGACGATCGGGAAACCGCGCGCGCTTGGCGAGCTGCTGGAGAGCACGCGCTCGGAAACCGTCTTTCACGACGCCGATTACGACCTTCGCCTGTTGTTCCAGGACTACGGCTGGCACTCCCGCCGTCTGTTCGACACGCGCATTGCCGCGCAGTTGCTCGGAATCCGCGCGTTCGGACTCGCCGCGCTGCTCGAGCAATTCCTCGGCATCAAGCTCGACAAGAAGCATCAGCGCGCCGATTGGTCGATGCGGCCGCTGCCCCAGGACATGCTCGACTACGCCACTCAGGATACGATGCATCTCCTGCCGCTCCGCGACCGCCTTGCCGAAGCGTTGGAACGCGCACGACGAACCGCGTGGGCTCGCGAAGAGTTCGATCGACTCGAGGGCACCAGGTGGGAGCACGATGCCTCGGCCGACGCCTATCAGCGGATCAAGGGTGCGCGAGACTTGAGTCGTCGCGAGCTTGCCGTGCTGCGAGAGCTGGTTGCCTGGCGCGATGGCGTGGCACGCGAGTTGGATCGCGCGACGTTTCGCGTGGCCGGAAACGAGACGCTGCTGGAGTTGTCTCGCGCCACGCCGCGCACGGTCGATGCGTTGCGCGAGATTCGCGGCATGCCGCGCGGCGTGATCGAGCGCCGCGGCGCCGAGGTACTCGATGCGATCGGGCGCGGAGTCGCCGTTCCCGACGAGGACCTGCCGAGGTTTCCGCGGGCGCCACGCTGGGAGCGCGACCCGGATTTCGACGCGCGCGTCAACCGCTTGCGCAGCGTCCGCGAGCTCGCCGCCCAACGGCTCGACCTCGATCCCGGCTTCCTGATTTCACGCGAGCGCCTGGAAACGATCGCCCGCAAGCGTCCCACATCGCTCGAGGAGCTGGCGCAGGCGGACGACCTGCGCCAGTGGCAGATCGAGGTGATGGGGAAGGACCTGCTGCGCGCGCTCGACGGCTGA
- a CDS encoding AI-2E family transporter — MSDAVSHGFPPRGNAWKSRDVLRAAAIVFGLYFTLRLLWFANALVLVAFLGVLFGLAISAGVDQLARVRVPRALGAATIVLAFFAVLYGAGALIAPTVSDQLAVLKSRLPEAQARVEGWLAQRGGLMRAAMGSGPAADTGRAVVPRGQLGGPLAPVGRGAAEATQRDTVGPGTPSPLVQGIGRQLQSATRYLFPFLTSTLAALAGAVVMLFLAIYVAVDPSLYRRGFLVLVPPESRDVASRVLSEMAVKLRKWLVTQLIAMLVIGVVSTIVLLILRVKAPFALGLLAGLLEFVPTIGPLLSAIPAIAMGFLDSPEKALSVTIAYIAIQQTEGQILIPMLMKGGIDLPPVLTILAQAVMAMLFGFLGLMVAVPLLAAVMVPLRILYTDREGPLTEAQLEASG, encoded by the coding sequence ATGTCCGACGCAGTATCACACGGGTTCCCGCCGCGCGGGAACGCCTGGAAGTCGCGCGATGTGTTGCGCGCCGCGGCCATCGTGTTCGGTTTGTACTTCACGCTGCGGTTGTTGTGGTTCGCGAACGCGCTTGTGCTGGTGGCGTTTCTGGGTGTGTTGTTCGGGCTGGCGATCTCGGCGGGTGTGGATCAATTGGCGCGGGTGCGCGTGCCGCGGGCCCTCGGCGCGGCGACGATCGTGCTGGCCTTTTTCGCGGTTCTCTATGGCGCGGGCGCGCTGATCGCGCCGACGGTGAGCGATCAGCTGGCCGTGCTCAAGTCGCGTCTGCCCGAGGCGCAGGCGCGCGTCGAGGGATGGCTGGCGCAGCGGGGCGGCCTGATGCGGGCAGCGATGGGCTCCGGCCCGGCGGCGGACACGGGCCGTGCGGTGGTGCCGCGAGGTCAGTTAGGCGGGCCGCTCGCGCCGGTCGGGCGCGGGGCGGCCGAGGCGACGCAGCGCGACACGGTGGGCCCGGGGACGCCGAGTCCGTTAGTCCAGGGTATCGGACGGCAGTTGCAGAGCGCCACCCGCTACCTGTTCCCGTTCCTCACCTCGACGCTCGCGGCGCTCGCCGGCGCGGTGGTGATGCTGTTCCTCGCCATCTACGTCGCCGTCGACCCGAGCTTGTACCGACGAGGATTCCTCGTACTGGTACCGCCGGAATCGCGTGACGTGGCATCGCGGGTGCTCAGCGAGATGGCGGTGAAGCTCCGCAAATGGCTGGTGACGCAGCTGATCGCGATGCTGGTGATCGGCGTGGTGAGTACGATCGTGCTGCTGATTCTCCGGGTGAAGGCGCCGTTTGCGTTAGGCCTGCTGGCCGGCTTGCTCGAGTTCGTGCCCACGATCGGTCCGCTGCTCAGTGCGATTCCCGCGATCGCGATGGGATTCCTCGACTCGCCGGAGAAGGCGTTGTCGGTGACCATCGCGTACATCGCGATTCAGCAGACCGAGGGGCAGATCCTCATTCCGATGTTGATGAAGGGCGGCATCGATCTCCCGCCGGTGCTGACCATCCTGGCGCAGGCGGTGATGGCGATGCTGTTCGGGTTCCTGGGACTCATGGTGGCCGTGCCGCTGCTGGCCGCGGTAATGGTGCCGCTGCGCATCCTGTACACCGACCGCGAGGGACCGCTCACGGAGGCGCAGCTCGAGGCCAGCGGTTAG
- a CDS encoding PLDc N-terminal domain-containing protein, with amino-acid sequence MPIVGWDMTRLAWIVLVAAVLLLLALISIWHARGHSRSAKIVWTVVAVVLPIIGPILWAVAGREPRRTRANR; translated from the coding sequence ATGCCCATCGTGGGATGGGACATGACGCGGCTGGCGTGGATCGTCTTGGTCGCGGCAGTGCTGCTGCTATTGGCGCTGATCTCGATCTGGCACGCCCGCGGACACTCGCGGAGCGCAAAGATCGTGTGGACCGTGGTCGCGGTAGTCCTGCCGATCATCGGTCCGATTCTGTGGGCGGTGGCGGGCCGCGAGCCGCGGCGAACGCGCGCCAATCGTTAG
- a CDS encoding ferredoxin family protein has translation MPYVITETCIGVKDKACVDVCPVDCIYEGPDQLFIHPDECIDCGACEPECPVTAIFPEEDVPANQKQFVQINRDVFKGDSPPTRPTR, from the coding sequence ATGCCCTACGTTATTACCGAGACCTGCATTGGCGTAAAGGACAAGGCCTGTGTGGACGTATGTCCGGTGGACTGCATCTACGAAGGCCCGGACCAGCTCTTCATCCATCCTGACGAGTGCATCGATTGCGGCGCATGCGAACCGGAGTGTCCCGTCACCGCGATCTTCCCGGAAGAAGACGTGCCCGCGAATCAGAAGCAGTTCGTGCAGATCAACCGGGATGTGTTCAAGGGCGACTCACCGCCCACGCGTCCGACCCGCTGA